DNA from Pseudomonas mendocina:
TATCCCCAGGCAGCTATCGCCAGGACACAGCAAAGCAGCAGGGTGACACCTGCGAAAATACGATCTTGCATAGTGGGCTCCGCGAGAAAGCGCCGCCCGGGGGCGGCGCCATAGGCATCATTCAACCAGGCCGAACTCGCGTCCCAGCTGCCGGTACTCTTCTACCTGGACTTTCACCAGATCATCGAGCTCCTTGCCATCGACATGGAACGGCAGCACATCGCGATCAGCCAGATAGCTCTGGAACTCTTCTGAGGCACTGAGCTTGGCGAAACGCTCACGCCACCAGGCGACGTCTTCAGCCTTCACTTCAGGCCCGACGAAGTAGCCACGGATCAACGGCCAGAGAATTTCATAGCCTTGTTCACGTGCAGTGGGGATCGAAGACAGCTCGCCAGTCAGGCGCTCTTCGCTGAATACCGCCAGCGTATGAATGTTGTTGCCTTGCTGCGCGCGAATCTCGCTGGCACTGCCGGTCACCAGATCCACATGCCCGCCCATCAGCGCCATGTAGTGCTCGGAGCCCCCTTCGAAGGCGGCATAACGCAGGTCACGCGGATCAAGGCCAGCCGCACGCGCCAACAGGGCGATCTTCATCCAACCCTGACCACCGATGCTGCCGCCACCGCCGACGGTGATGCTCTT
Protein-coding regions in this window:
- a CDS encoding tripartite tricarboxylate transporter substrate binding protein; the encoded protein is MSTLTLRKILPLTLALLIGSTSAVAGEPHRPECIAPSKPGGGFDLTCKLAQVGFKDENLINSPIRVTYMPGGIGAIAYNSIAANRRAEPGTLVAFSGASLLNLALGKYGRFDENAVQWLATVGTDYGTLAVRGDSPYKTLDDVVQALKKDPKSITVGGGGSIGGQGWMKIALLARAAGLDPRDLRYAAFEGGSEHYMALMGGHVDLVTGSASEIRAQQGNNIHTLAVFSEERLTGELSSIPTAREQGYEILWPLIRGYFVGPEVKAEDVAWWRERFAKLSASEEFQSYLADRDVLPFHVDGKELDDLVKVQVEEYRQLGREFGLVE